One genomic window of Mus musculus strain C57BL/6J chromosome 4, GRCm38.p6 C57BL/6J includes the following:
- the Tmem125 gene encoding transmembrane protein 125 isoform X1, which translates to MSQQASVGRGLPPDVLAEQVELWWSQQPRRSLLCFSVAVILVAGCGAGGVALLSSTSSRSGEWRLAVGTVLCLLALLVLVKQLMSSAVQDMNCIRQAQHVALLRSGGGADAVVVLLSGFVLLVTGLTLAGLAAAPAPARPLAAMLSVGITLASLGSVLLLGLLLYQVGVSGHCPPICTEAFSAQNGHGDNSSIFSISGQLSSGQRHETTSSIASLI; encoded by the coding sequence ATGTCCCAGCAAGCCTCAGTGGGCAGGGGGCTGCCCCCAGATGTGCTGGCAGAGCAGGTGGAGCTATGGTGGTCCCAGCAGCCCCGTCGCTCCTTGCTCTGTTTCTCCGTGGCCGTGATCCTTGTGGCTGGCTGTGGGGCCGGTGGTGTGGCGCTGCTGTCCTCCACCAGCAGCCGATCCGGCGAATGGCGACTAGCCGTGGGCACTGTGCTCTGTCTGCTGGCCCTGCTGGTTCTGGTGAAGCAGCTGATGAGCTCTGCCGTGCAGGATATGAACTGCATACGCCAGGCCCAGCACGTGGCCTTGCTGCGCAGCGGCGGAGGCGCCGACGCTGTTGTAGTGTTGCTCAGTGGCTTTGTGCTGCTGGTCACTGGCCTGACCCTGGCTGGGCTGGCTGCTGCCCCGGCCCCGGCACGGCCACTGGCTGCCATGCTGTCTGTGGGCATTACCTTGGCTTCCTTGGGCTCAGTCTTGCTGCTGGGGTTGCTACTGTACCAGGTGGGTGTGAGTGGACACTGCCCTCCGATCTGTACAGAGGCATTCTCCGCCCAAAATGGCCACGGTGATAACAGTAGCATCTTTAGCATCTCAGGACAGTTGTCTTCTGGCCAGCGTCATGAGACCACCTCCAGCATTGCCAGCCTCATCTGA